A genomic segment from Deinococcus sp. YIM 77859 encodes:
- a CDS encoding tripartite tricarboxylate transporter permease produces MDALHSLFAGFETALTPLNLLWALLGVTLGTLVGVLPGIGPALTVALLLPVTAQLPPVSAFIMFAGIYYGGMFGGSTTSILLNTPGESSSIITALEGNKMARRGRAAAALATAAIGSFVAGTIGTVLLTFAAPAIAEIAVQIPPSAKFALVLLAFVTVSATFGGSPLRGLTSLFLGLAVGLIGTDTQSGQARFTLGFPELLDGIEFVTVVIGLFAIGETLYVASRLRQGGPSVVKLAGNAHMTREDWRRSWKPWLRGTALGFPFGALPAGGAEIPTFLSYSLEKRLSKHPEEFGQGAIEGVAGPEAANNASAAGVLVPLLTLGLPTSATAAILLAAFQQYGLQPGPLLFVSNADLVWGLIASLYIGNVMLLALNLPLAPVWARLLLIPRPYLYAGILVFSTVGVYSLNNSVFDLIVLALFGVIGYGMRRFDFPVTPAIIGTILGPTAESQFRTALQQSNGDFGIFVRQPLTASILLIVALALILPPVLRMRAARKAKAVAAL; encoded by the coding sequence ATGGACGCCCTCCATTCCCTCTTCGCGGGCTTTGAAACTGCCCTCACGCCCCTCAACCTGCTGTGGGCCCTTCTCGGCGTCACGCTGGGGACGCTGGTCGGCGTGCTGCCCGGGATCGGCCCCGCGCTCACGGTCGCCTTGCTGCTGCCGGTCACCGCCCAACTGCCCCCGGTCAGCGCCTTTATCATGTTTGCGGGCATCTACTACGGCGGAATGTTTGGCGGCTCCACCACCTCGATCCTGCTGAATACGCCCGGCGAGTCGAGTTCGATCATCACCGCGCTCGAGGGCAACAAGATGGCCCGCCGGGGCCGCGCCGCCGCCGCGCTCGCCACCGCCGCCATCGGGTCTTTTGTGGCGGGCACCATCGGTACGGTGCTGCTCACCTTCGCCGCGCCCGCCATCGCGGAGATCGCGGTGCAGATTCCGCCCTCAGCCAAGTTTGCGCTGGTCCTGCTCGCCTTTGTCACCGTCAGCGCCACCTTTGGAGGCAGCCCGCTGCGCGGCCTCACCAGCCTCTTTCTGGGGCTGGCCGTAGGACTCATCGGCACCGACACGCAAAGTGGCCAGGCCCGCTTTACGCTGGGCTTTCCAGAACTGCTCGACGGCATCGAGTTTGTGACGGTGGTGATCGGCCTCTTCGCGATCGGGGAAACGCTGTACGTCGCCAGCCGCCTGCGGCAGGGTGGGCCGAGCGTGGTCAAGCTGGCTGGAAACGCCCACATGACCCGTGAGGACTGGCGCCGCAGCTGGAAACCCTGGCTGCGCGGCACGGCCCTGGGCTTTCCCTTCGGCGCGCTCCCCGCGGGCGGTGCCGAGATTCCTACCTTCCTGAGTTACAGCCTGGAAAAGCGGCTCTCGAAGCACCCCGAGGAGTTCGGCCAGGGCGCCATCGAGGGCGTCGCCGGACCCGAGGCCGCGAACAACGCTTCGGCGGCGGGCGTGCTCGTGCCGCTGCTCACGCTGGGCCTCCCTACAAGCGCGACTGCGGCCATCCTCCTGGCTGCCTTTCAACAGTACGGGTTGCAACCGGGCCCGCTTCTCTTCGTGAGCAACGCCGACCTGGTGTGGGGCCTGATCGCCTCGCTCTACATCGGCAATGTCATGCTGCTCGCGCTGAATCTGCCGCTCGCGCCGGTGTGGGCACGGCTCCTGCTCATTCCCCGCCCCTATCTGTACGCGGGCATTCTGGTGTTCTCGACGGTCGGCGTGTACTCGCTGAATAACTCCGTCTTTGATCTGATCGTCCTCGCCCTGTTCGGGGTGATCGGGTACGGGATGCGCCGCTTCGACTTTCCGGTCACGCCCGCCATCATCGGCACGATTCTGGGTCCCACGGCCGAATCCCAGTTCCGCACGGCCCTCCAGCAGAGCAACGGTGACTTCGGCATCTTCGTGCGTCAGCCCCTCACGGCGAGCATCCTGCTCATCGTGGCGCTGGCGCTGATCCTGCCCCCCGTGCTGCGAATGCGGGCGGCACGGAAGGCCAAGGCGGTGGCGGCACTCTGA
- a CDS encoding tripartite tricarboxylate transporter TctB family protein: protein MPDLPSPAPRPGISLPDLLVALGVTLLGLLLLLGSLQIPFGINAVVGPRVFPLVVSIGMLSLGALLVVGALRGERAEPAAEEDTDPDAPVHLGAAGIILGGFLLGAVLLPSLGFVLGTAIMYFSVALAFGERRWGRMVLVALAVSLVTYLVFTHGLGLSLPPGVLKGVL, encoded by the coding sequence ATGCCTGACCTTCCTTCACCTGCCCCCCGGCCGGGCATCAGCCTGCCTGACCTGCTCGTCGCCCTGGGCGTCACGCTCCTCGGGCTGCTGCTGCTGCTGGGCAGCCTCCAGATTCCCTTCGGGATTAATGCGGTGGTCGGCCCGCGCGTCTTTCCGCTGGTCGTGAGCATTGGCATGCTGAGCCTGGGCGCCTTGCTGGTCGTGGGTGCCCTGCGCGGCGAGCGCGCCGAGCCCGCCGCCGAGGAGGACACCGATCCCGACGCGCCCGTTCACCTGGGTGCCGCTGGGATTATCCTGGGGGGGTTCCTGCTGGGTGCCGTGCTGCTCCCCTCGCTGGGCTTCGTGCTGGGCACCGCCATCATGTACTTCAGTGTCGCGCTGGCGTTTGGTGAGCGCCGCTGGGGAAGAATGGTGCTTGTGGCGCTCGCCGTGTCGCTGGTCACCTACCTCGTCTTCACGCACGGCCTGGGCCTGAGCCTGCCTCCCGGCGTGCTGAAGGGGGTGCTGTAG
- a CDS encoding tripartite tricarboxylate transporter substrate binding protein, whose protein sequence is MKRVLSLALLAAFTPLAAAQSLSNLRIMAPASPGGGWDQTSRAIQSVLQNENIARPVQVFNVPGAGGTIGLAQLYNAKGDGNLLMTMGLVMVGAIQTNGSKVDLSRVTPIARLTGEYEVLVVPAQSPYKTVRDLAAAWKANPGGVAIAGGSAGGTDHMLAGLLAEAAGVDPKKMNYVPFSGGGETLAALLGNQVAAGIAGYGEFEAQIKAGKLRALGISAPKRQPGIPVPTFKEQGLNVELANWRGIVAPPGISAAEKAALVAALDRMHASKEWKDTLATRKWTDLYMSGSKFDVFLKLETERARKILRNIGLVK, encoded by the coding sequence ATGAAAAGAGTGCTGTCCCTGGCCCTGTTGGCCGCATTCACGCCCCTTGCTGCCGCGCAGAGCCTGAGTAATCTGCGCATCATGGCCCCTGCCAGCCCGGGCGGCGGCTGGGATCAGACCAGCCGGGCCATCCAAAGCGTGCTGCAGAACGAGAACATCGCCAGGCCGGTGCAGGTGTTTAACGTGCCCGGAGCGGGCGGCACCATCGGCCTCGCGCAGCTCTATAACGCCAAGGGCGACGGCAACCTTCTGATGACGATGGGTCTGGTGATGGTGGGCGCGATCCAGACCAACGGCAGCAAGGTCGATCTCAGCCGCGTCACCCCCATCGCCCGCCTGACCGGCGAGTACGAGGTGCTCGTCGTGCCCGCACAGAGCCCCTACAAGACGGTAAGGGACCTCGCCGCGGCCTGGAAGGCCAACCCCGGTGGGGTCGCCATCGCGGGGGGCAGCGCGGGCGGCACGGACCACATGCTGGCGGGTCTGCTCGCCGAGGCAGCGGGCGTAGATCCCAAAAAGATGAACTACGTGCCCTTTAGCGGCGGCGGGGAGACGCTGGCGGCGCTGCTGGGCAACCAGGTCGCCGCCGGAATCGCTGGCTACGGCGAGTTCGAGGCGCAGATCAAAGCGGGCAAGCTGCGCGCCCTGGGTATCAGCGCACCCAAGCGGCAGCCCGGCATCCCGGTGCCCACCTTCAAAGAACAGGGCCTGAACGTGGAACTCGCCAACTGGCGCGGCATCGTGGCCCCCCCCGGGATCAGCGCCGCGGAAAAGGCCGCGCTTGTTGCCGCGCTCGACCGGATGCACGCCAGCAAAGAATGGAAAGACACCCTTGCCACCCGCAAGTGGACGGACCTGTACATGAGTGGCAGCAAGTTTGACGTCTTCCTGAAATTGGAAACGGAGCGTGCCCGGAAAATCCTGAGGAATATCGGCCTCGTCAAGTAA